One Microlunatus soli genomic window carries:
- a CDS encoding ABC transporter substrate-binding protein, with protein sequence MTRLNLNRRRLLTGAGAVAAGVALSGCVGRRDGDYDQVSGQVPPQFARRDRVVLWSAFTSHNAEILQTIIDRFNAAQTDIFCEIQLFPGYDALDSKLAASLTSEQVPDFITLSDVSWNRYLLAEALEPLTDYFDADFDTTAFHPRFLAEGTVRDQIYWLPWARSTPLFYYNKEIFAAGGLPDRGPDSYTELREWGRQLKGLRYRGSKVRMRGYTGEDDWYFQGSSWAFGGGYSDGMNPTLDSEPTIASLESDRAFIHDDQMAYLASDINADFASGVTASIFNSTGALTSLLDSVEFEVGAAFLPRQQTVGVPTGGSGLAVMRNATRSRKQAAWQVIRYLAEHGAADWSMATGYLPVTSSALHSPKIKKRNTRTPAYQVAQDQLSRARTPDVMRRYVNETIAEMQIAIQKVYAANADPARVLRETVRVLEPAIERTLPKYQRQVGT encoded by the coding sequence GTGACCCGACTCAACCTGAACCGTCGCCGATTGCTGACCGGGGCGGGTGCTGTCGCCGCCGGCGTCGCGCTGTCCGGCTGTGTCGGCCGCCGCGACGGCGACTACGATCAGGTCAGCGGGCAGGTACCGCCGCAGTTTGCCCGCCGGGACCGGGTCGTGCTGTGGAGCGCGTTCACCTCGCACAACGCCGAGATCCTGCAGACGATCATCGACCGGTTCAACGCGGCGCAGACCGACATCTTCTGCGAGATCCAGTTGTTCCCCGGCTACGACGCCCTGGATTCCAAACTCGCTGCAAGTCTGACGTCGGAGCAGGTGCCGGACTTCATCACTCTCAGCGACGTCTCCTGGAACCGCTACCTGCTGGCCGAGGCGCTGGAGCCGCTGACCGACTACTTCGACGCCGACTTCGACACCACCGCGTTCCATCCCCGATTCCTCGCCGAGGGCACCGTCCGTGACCAGATCTATTGGCTGCCGTGGGCGCGCTCGACTCCGCTGTTCTATTACAACAAGGAGATCTTCGCCGCCGGCGGCCTACCCGACCGAGGGCCGGACAGCTACACAGAGCTCCGGGAGTGGGGTCGCCAGCTGAAGGGCCTGCGCTATCGCGGGTCGAAGGTGCGGATGCGCGGTTACACCGGCGAGGACGACTGGTACTTCCAGGGATCGTCCTGGGCCTTCGGCGGTGGCTACTCCGATGGAATGAACCCGACCCTGGACTCCGAACCGACGATCGCCTCGTTGGAATCCGATCGGGCCTTCATCCACGACGATCAGATGGCCTACCTGGCCAGCGACATCAACGCCGACTTCGCTTCCGGGGTCACGGCTTCGATCTTCAACTCCACCGGCGCGCTGACCTCGTTGCTGGACTCGGTCGAGTTCGAGGTCGGTGCAGCCTTCCTGCCCCGGCAGCAGACCGTCGGGGTGCCGACCGGAGGCAGCGGTCTTGCGGTGATGCGTAATGCCACTCGCAGCCGCAAGCAGGCGGCCTGGCAGGTGATCAGGTATCTGGCCGAACACGGGGCGGCCGATTGGAGCATGGCTACCGGCTACCTTCCGGTGACCAGCAGCGCGCTGCACTCTCCCAAGATCAAGAAGCGGAACACCCGGACACCCGCCTATCAGGTCGCACAAGATCAGCTCTCCCGCGCACGGACCCCGGATGTGATGCGCCGCTACGTCAACGAGACGATTGCCGAGATGCAGATCGCGATCCAGAAGGTGTATGCCGCCAATGCCGACCCGGCTCGGGTCCTGCGGGAGACGGTACGGGTGCTGGAACCGGCGATCGAGCGCACACTACCCAAGTATCAACGCCAGGTCGGGACCTGA
- a CDS encoding zinc-binding dehydrogenase translates to MVDTMRAAVWHGTGPELRIEEIPVPEPKTGEALVKLTSCGVCHSDLHVLRGEVAFPSPAVLGHEISGVVTALGPGTDDAAPAVGTSVVGAFIMPCGSCRQCERGRDDMCLSFFAQNRLNGTLYDGSSRLQATDGSSIAMYSMAGLAEYAVVPVIALAPLPPELPQAPAAILGCAIFTAYGAIRHSADLQPGETVAVVAIGGVGQSIVQLAKAMGAGRVIAIDVSDEKLAQARRLGADEVINSAGTDPVAAVRELTDGAGVDVAFEALGLPQTFQQASRMLIDGGRMVAIGIAAGDATAQIEITPLVRRGFHIMGSFGGRTRVDLPAVIDLAAQGKINIADAVSRSYRLDQVNDAYAALGRGEIRGRAVITME, encoded by the coding sequence ATGGTCGACACCATGCGAGCCGCCGTCTGGCACGGCACGGGGCCGGAACTGCGGATCGAGGAGATCCCGGTGCCGGAACCGAAAACCGGCGAGGCGCTGGTCAAGCTGACCTCCTGCGGGGTCTGCCATTCCGATCTGCACGTTCTGCGCGGCGAGGTCGCGTTTCCCTCCCCTGCGGTGCTGGGGCACGAGATCAGCGGTGTGGTCACTGCGCTCGGGCCGGGCACGGACGACGCCGCACCGGCCGTCGGCACCTCGGTTGTCGGAGCGTTCATCATGCCGTGCGGCAGTTGTCGGCAGTGCGAACGGGGCCGAGACGACATGTGCCTGAGCTTCTTCGCCCAGAACAGACTGAACGGCACCTTGTACGACGGCAGCTCCCGGCTGCAGGCTACCGACGGCAGCTCGATAGCGATGTATTCGATGGCCGGTCTGGCCGAGTACGCCGTCGTCCCGGTCATCGCGCTGGCGCCGTTGCCGCCCGAGTTGCCGCAGGCGCCGGCTGCGATCCTGGGGTGCGCGATCTTCACCGCCTACGGCGCGATCCGACACAGCGCCGACCTGCAACCCGGCGAGACGGTCGCCGTGGTCGCGATCGGCGGCGTCGGCCAGAGCATCGTCCAACTGGCCAAGGCGATGGGCGCCGGTCGGGTGATCGCGATCGACGTCAGCGACGAGAAGCTGGCCCAGGCCCGTCGGCTCGGCGCCGACGAGGTGATCAACTCCGCCGGCACCGATCCGGTCGCCGCGGTCCGCGAGCTGACCGACGGGGCCGGCGTGGACGTGGCCTTCGAGGCCCTCGGACTGCCGCAGACCTTCCAGCAGGCATCCCGGATGTTGATCGACGGCGGTCGGATGGTCGCGATCGGGATCGCCGCCGGCGACGCGACCGCACAGATCGAGATCACGCCACTGGTGCGCCGCGGGTTCCACATCATGGGGTCCTTCGGCGGCCGGACCAGGGTCGACCTGCCGGCGGTGATCGACCTCGCCGCCCAGGGCAAGATCAACATCGCCGATGCGGTCAGTCGCAGCTACCGCCTGGACCAGGTGAACGATGCCTACGCCGCACTCGGCCGCGGCGAGATCCGCGGCCGCGCGGTGATCACCATGGAGTGA
- a CDS encoding HAD family hydrolase — MQGDPIGAVLFDMDGTLFDSERLWDVSLEELATGLGGTLSPAARLAVVGSNLIDTVRMVHADVGVDGDHLQSARWLLQRTRELFAEGVPWRPGAEQLLDAVRSAGVPTALVTGSYRSLVEVVLGQLAPDTFDVVVCGDEVTKPKPDPEPYLAAAATLDLDPRRCVALEDSANGIASATAAGCLVVAVPEDPLTLPDGHTAIVAELDGLTVDRLGDWLAASTLRSETLR; from the coding sequence GTGCAGGGCGATCCGATCGGGGCGGTGCTGTTCGATATGGACGGCACCCTGTTCGACAGCGAACGGCTGTGGGATGTCAGCCTCGAGGAGTTGGCGACCGGACTCGGCGGCACGCTGTCGCCGGCAGCACGACTCGCCGTGGTCGGCAGCAACCTGATCGACACCGTACGGATGGTGCACGCCGACGTCGGAGTCGACGGCGATCATCTGCAGTCGGCCCGGTGGCTACTGCAGCGGACCAGGGAGCTGTTCGCCGAGGGTGTCCCGTGGCGCCCGGGTGCCGAGCAGTTGCTCGACGCCGTACGGTCGGCCGGCGTGCCGACCGCGCTGGTGACGGGCAGCTATCGCAGCCTCGTCGAGGTCGTCCTCGGGCAACTGGCGCCGGACACCTTCGACGTCGTGGTCTGCGGTGACGAGGTGACCAAGCCCAAGCCGGACCCCGAGCCTTACCTGGCCGCGGCGGCAACACTCGACCTCGACCCGCGCCGCTGCGTCGCGCTGGAGGACTCGGCCAACGGCATCGCTTCGGCCACCGCCGCGGGTTGTTTGGTGGTTGCCGTCCCCGAGGACCCGCTGACATTGCCGGACGGCCACACCGCGATCGTCGCCGAACTCGATGGCCTCACCGTCGACCGACTCGGCGACTGGCTGGCGGCCTCGACGCTGCGCTCTGAGACGCTGCGCTGA
- a CDS encoding mandelate racemase/muconate lactonizing enzyme family protein has protein sequence MVGPIRRREAPMKIDSITTYQQNNNLALVRVTTDDGLEGWGQVSPYIADQSVPVLHDQLSSWFLGRDPWDLPAIVDECVRMEYKFYGTTLFRALCGIDTAIWDLLGKATGLPVYKLLGGAVRTTIGVYGSSMRRDITPSDEADRLRTLVDDGTFTAFKIRIGQVMGRDRDAAPGRTESIIPTIRDAVGDDVTLRADANGCYSPAEAIRVGRLLEANGYYHYEEPCPYPQLESTAAVAAALDIPVAGGEQDNSLEQFHRMIEGRVVDIVQPDIGYIGGVTRARKVAAMAEATGIPCTPHCANVSLLQIFTLHLAASSPSVSQPQEWSIEDVPWVRDLYEPLPIVRDSEVTLGTEPGWGVTINADYLARSQSRTSR, from the coding sequence ATGGTCGGACCGATTCGCCGCAGAGAGGCACCGATGAAGATCGACTCGATCACGACGTACCAGCAGAACAACAATCTCGCACTGGTCCGGGTGACCACCGACGACGGCCTCGAGGGGTGGGGCCAGGTCTCGCCGTACATCGCCGACCAGAGTGTCCCGGTGCTCCATGATCAACTCAGCTCGTGGTTCCTGGGCAGGGATCCGTGGGACCTGCCGGCGATCGTCGACGAATGCGTCCGGATGGAGTACAAGTTCTACGGCACGACGCTGTTCCGTGCGCTGTGCGGTATCGACACCGCGATCTGGGATCTGCTCGGCAAGGCGACGGGGCTACCGGTCTACAAACTGCTCGGAGGTGCGGTCCGGACCACGATCGGTGTCTACGGCTCCAGTATGCGCCGCGACATCACGCCGTCCGACGAAGCCGACCGGCTGCGCACGCTGGTGGACGATGGCACCTTCACCGCGTTCAAGATCAGGATCGGTCAGGTGATGGGCCGTGACCGCGATGCCGCACCGGGACGGACCGAGTCGATCATCCCGACGATCCGGGACGCGGTCGGCGATGATGTCACGCTGCGTGCCGACGCCAACGGGTGTTACAGCCCGGCCGAAGCGATCCGGGTCGGTCGGCTCCTGGAGGCGAATGGCTACTACCACTACGAGGAGCCCTGCCCGTACCCACAATTGGAGAGTACGGCGGCGGTCGCCGCCGCGTTGGACATCCCGGTCGCCGGCGGTGAACAGGACAATTCATTGGAACAGTTCCACCGGATGATCGAGGGACGCGTGGTCGACATCGTCCAGCCCGACATCGGCTACATCGGCGGCGTCACCCGGGCCCGCAAGGTCGCCGCGATGGCCGAGGCCACCGGCATCCCCTGTACGCCGCACTGCGCCAACGTGTCGCTGCTGCAGATCTTCACCCTGCACCTGGCCGCGTCCAGCCCCTCGGTCAGCCAACCTCAGGAGTGGAGCATCGAGGACGTGCCCTGGGTCAGGGACCTGTACGAGCCGTTGCCGATCGTCCGCGACAGCGAGGTCACCCTCGGCACCGAGCCCGGCTGGGGCGTCACGATCAACGCCGACTACCTCGCCCGGTCGCAGAGCCGAACCAGCCGCTGA
- a CDS encoding glycerophosphodiester phosphodiesterase — MAEAPENTVASFRRAEEIGIDEVETDVRISADGQLLMLHDATLDRVAADDAGKGLGPIAELPWSVINSVDIGDGERVPTLLQMYESTASTIQLEIKAPAVIDSLVDFFADHRDHAERTFLTGFSIEAISTVAERMPQIRRGIITSTWSEVADRPDGPEGLIKETGSTRLHSGWDGLTAGAVDQLHEAGYQIHGWPTRTREDLRRCLELGLDGTTSDDPRTLKQWLAELVD; from the coding sequence ATGGCCGAGGCACCGGAGAACACCGTTGCCAGCTTTCGACGAGCCGAGGAGATCGGCATCGACGAGGTGGAGACCGACGTCCGGATCAGTGCTGACGGTCAGCTGCTGATGCTGCACGACGCCACCCTCGACCGGGTCGCCGCGGACGACGCCGGTAAGGGTCTGGGACCGATCGCGGAGTTGCCCTGGTCGGTGATCAATTCGGTCGACATCGGTGACGGGGAACGGGTGCCGACACTGCTGCAGATGTACGAGTCGACCGCGAGCACCATCCAGCTGGAGATCAAGGCACCGGCCGTGATCGACTCGCTCGTCGACTTCTTCGCCGACCATCGTGATCATGCGGAGCGGACCTTTCTGACCGGCTTCTCGATCGAGGCGATCTCCACGGTCGCCGAGCGGATGCCGCAGATCCGCCGCGGCATCATCACCTCGACCTGGAGCGAGGTCGCCGACCGTCCGGACGGCCCCGAGGGATTGATCAAGGAGACCGGCTCGACCCGACTGCACAGCGGTTGGGACGGCCTGACGGCCGGCGCGGTCGACCAGCTGCACGAGGCCGGCTATCAGATTCACGGCTGGCCGACCAGGACCAGGGAGGACCTGCGTCGCTGCCTGGAGCTCGGTCTGGACGGGACGACCAGCGACGATCCGCGGACGCTGAAGCAGTGGCTCGCCGAGCTGGTCGACTGA
- a CDS encoding carbohydrate ABC transporter permease → MAAVPTVTPQTPRRTTGGRARRTPWWGVLALIVSALVFLIPLYLFVSTAFKTTADINSWPLRLIPRSLTWENVVNAWQLAPFGQFLINSVVVALIGMALKVVLAVLTAYAFAFLPFPGKRWLFIFMLGALMVPGHVTLLVNYITIGQLHLVNTYAGLILPGVASAFGTFLLRQFFLSIAPEVLEAAQLDGAGHLRTIVSFIVPMARPAIITVGLIALIDEWNGFVWPLIVTNSVNMRTLPIGLLYLKENDGINDWGALMAGTLFVVLPMAIVFLLAQRYIVAGLAGSAVRR, encoded by the coding sequence ATGGCCGCCGTACCGACCGTGACCCCGCAGACACCGCGACGGACGACCGGCGGCCGCGCCCGCCGGACGCCCTGGTGGGGTGTGCTGGCACTGATCGTCAGTGCTCTGGTGTTCCTGATCCCGCTCTATCTGTTCGTCAGCACCGCGTTCAAGACCACGGCCGATATCAACAGCTGGCCGCTGCGGCTGATCCCGCGATCACTGACCTGGGAGAACGTCGTCAACGCCTGGCAACTGGCGCCGTTCGGACAGTTCTTGATCAATTCGGTGGTCGTCGCGCTGATCGGGATGGCGTTGAAGGTCGTGCTGGCCGTCCTCACCGCCTACGCGTTCGCCTTTCTCCCCTTTCCCGGGAAGCGGTGGCTGTTCATCTTCATGCTCGGTGCGCTGATGGTGCCCGGACATGTCACGCTGCTGGTCAACTACATCACCATCGGTCAGCTGCATCTGGTCAACACCTACGCCGGGCTGATCCTGCCCGGCGTGGCGTCGGCGTTCGGGACCTTCCTGCTCCGACAGTTCTTCCTGTCGATCGCCCCCGAGGTACTGGAGGCCGCCCAACTGGACGGCGCCGGTCACCTGCGGACGATCGTCTCGTTCATCGTTCCGATGGCCCGGCCGGCGATCATCACCGTCGGGCTGATCGCGTTGATCGACGAATGGAACGGCTTCGTCTGGCCGCTGATCGTCACGAACTCGGTGAACATGCGAACGCTGCCGATCGGCCTGCTCTACCTGAAGGAGAACGACGGGATCAACGACTGGGGCGCTCTGATGGCCGGGACCCTGTTCGTCGTACTGCCGATGGCGATCGTCTTCCTGCTCGCGCAGCGCTACATCGTCGCCGGGCTGGCCGGGAGCGCGGTCCGCCGATGA
- a CDS encoding DeoR/GlpR family DNA-binding transcription regulator yields the protein MPGSMSSMFRGRAFDRQQEILSFVRSEGRAVVSEIGDRFAVSPATLRRDLRALEAQRLIVRSYGVFFPTDIGGHETSVEDRRKAQTEERLAIAEAAVSLMTDVSSVFLDEGALLEDLVGPLRPVRRLTVVTTSVTIAADLGRQSDHDVIVVGGRLRPAKMGTVDRWAVSMLAELNVDLAVLGTNGVTLDRGLTTPDPAVAETKRAAIAAARQSALVCEHTRFGVTSFAKFADVRQLSWIVTGKQLARATAQRYSAIGPKLLRV from the coding sequence ATGCCGGGCAGTATGTCCAGCATGTTCCGTGGCAGGGCCTTCGACCGTCAGCAGGAGATCCTTTCCTTCGTCCGCTCCGAGGGTCGGGCCGTCGTGTCGGAGATCGGCGACCGGTTCGCTGTCTCACCGGCGACCTTGCGGCGCGATCTGCGAGCGCTCGAGGCGCAGCGGTTGATCGTCCGCTCCTACGGGGTGTTCTTCCCCACCGACATCGGCGGCCACGAGACTTCGGTGGAGGACCGGCGCAAGGCCCAGACCGAGGAGCGATTGGCGATCGCCGAGGCGGCGGTGTCTTTGATGACCGATGTCAGCTCGGTGTTCCTCGACGAAGGTGCCTTGCTGGAGGATCTGGTCGGTCCGTTGCGCCCGGTCCGGCGACTGACCGTGGTCACCACATCGGTCACCATCGCCGCGGATCTCGGTCGACAGAGTGATCATGACGTGATCGTTGTCGGTGGCCGGCTGCGCCCAGCGAAGATGGGTACGGTGGACCGGTGGGCGGTGTCGATGCTCGCCGAGCTGAACGTCGACCTCGCCGTCCTGGGCACCAACGGCGTGACGCTGGACCGAGGCCTGACGACTCCTGACCCGGCCGTCGCGGAGACCAAACGTGCGGCGATCGCTGCGGCCCGGCAGAGCGCGCTGGTCTGTGAGCACACCCGCTTCGGTGTCACGAGTTTTGCCAAGTTCGCCGACGTCCGGCAGCTGAGTTGGATCGTCACCGGGAAGCAGCTGGCCCGAGCAACCGCTCAGCGCTACTCGGCGATCGGCCCGAAGCTGCTGCGCGTCTGA
- the rpmE gene encoding 50S ribosomal protein L31, with product MKAGIHPEYSVTEVTCSCGNTFTTKSTAGGTLRVETCSACHPFYTGKQRILDTGGRVARFEKRYGKK from the coding sequence ATGAAGGCTGGGATCCATCCCGAGTACAGCGTCACCGAAGTGACCTGTAGCTGCGGAAACACGTTCACCACGAAGTCCACCGCCGGCGGCACCCTGCGGGTCGAGACCTGCTCGGCGTGCCACCCGTTCTACACCGGTAAGCAGAGGATTCTGGACACCGGTGGTCGGGTCGCCCGCTTCGAGAAGCGGTACGGCAAGAAGTAG
- a CDS encoding transketolase family protein — MTDTTTHDLPAVDHQDERGAAQRGWTGDAVIDLRSQFVATTRELLETDERTALVLAEISSDRFADLIDARPDRVINVGIREQLLLSTAAGLALSGLRPIAHTFGAFLIERAWEQVKLDLDHQKVGAVLVGSYGSYDWPAGGRTHQSPGDVALLDTLRGWTVHVPGHPAEVDAQLRAAVAGDDRVYLRIGGEPNAEPHDPTGWTRLRDGRRGTVVAVGPMLRATELAVRDLDVTLLYAPTIRPFDAGALRANLGRPRVVLVEPYLAGTSAAQVAEALLDLDHRQLGLGVGDPDRHRYGTPADHDRLHGLDPAGLRRRIESFVGE, encoded by the coding sequence ATGACCGACACCACAACCCACGATCTGCCAGCCGTTGATCATCAGGACGAGCGGGGTGCGGCCCAACGCGGCTGGACCGGCGACGCCGTGATCGACCTGCGCAGCCAGTTCGTCGCCACCACGCGGGAGTTGCTGGAGACCGATGAACGGACCGCCCTGGTGCTGGCCGAGATCTCGTCCGACCGGTTCGCCGATCTGATCGATGCCCGGCCCGACCGGGTGATCAACGTCGGGATCCGCGAGCAGTTGCTGCTCAGCACCGCCGCCGGCCTGGCGTTGAGCGGGCTACGGCCGATCGCCCACACCTTCGGTGCCTTCCTGATCGAACGAGCCTGGGAACAGGTGAAGCTCGATCTCGATCATCAGAAGGTCGGCGCGGTGTTGGTCGGCTCGTACGGCTCCTACGACTGGCCAGCCGGTGGCCGTACCCACCAGTCGCCCGGCGACGTCGCGCTGCTGGACACCCTGCGGGGCTGGACCGTGCACGTGCCGGGACATCCGGCCGAGGTCGACGCGCAACTGCGGGCGGCCGTCGCCGGCGATGACCGGGTGTACCTGCGGATCGGCGGCGAACCCAATGCCGAGCCGCACGATCCCACCGGCTGGACCCGGCTGCGCGACGGCCGTCGCGGTACCGTCGTCGCGGTCGGCCCGATGCTCCGGGCGACCGAGCTGGCCGTCCGCGACCTCGACGTCACCCTGCTCTATGCGCCGACCATCCGTCCGTTCGACGCCGGGGCACTGCGGGCCAACCTGGGACGGCCGCGGGTCGTCCTGGTCGAGCCGTACCTTGCCGGTACGTCGGCCGCCCAGGTCGCCGAGGCGCTGCTGGACCTCGATCATCGCCAGCTGGGCCTCGGTGTCGGCGACCCGGATCGGCATCGATACGGCACGCCGGCCGATCACGACCGGCTGCACGGCCTGGACCCAGCCGGGCTTCGCCGCCGGATCGAGAGCTTCGTCGGGGAATGA
- a CDS encoding thiamine pyrophosphate-dependent enzyme, which produces MTTTQAGPDRADPDRADLEQLMGLMTGDEKHGPSATSTLDVLWVLYDRVLALSPQTIDDPRRDRFILSKGHGPMAYYAVLAAKGFIPQEWLPTFGGFGSRLGHHPDRLLIPGVEFSSGSLGHGLPVAVGVAHGLRAQHNPARVFCLIGDAEFDEGSNSEAVVYAGSVGLGNLVTVVIDNQSASHGWRGGIGRRFETEGWLVHDVDGRDRAALAGAFSEIGADRPTAVIAHVEPKG; this is translated from the coding sequence ATGACCACCACACAGGCAGGCCCAGACCGAGCAGATCCCGATCGGGCAGACCTCGAACAGCTGATGGGGTTGATGACCGGCGACGAGAAGCACGGACCGAGCGCCACCTCGACCCTGGACGTGTTGTGGGTGCTCTACGACCGGGTGCTGGCGCTCAGTCCGCAGACCATCGACGATCCACGGCGCGACCGGTTCATCCTGTCCAAGGGGCACGGACCGATGGCCTATTACGCCGTCCTCGCGGCCAAGGGATTCATCCCACAGGAGTGGCTGCCCACCTTCGGTGGCTTCGGATCCCGACTCGGGCACCATCCGGACCGGTTGCTGATCCCCGGCGTCGAGTTCTCCAGCGGATCACTCGGCCACGGGCTGCCGGTGGCCGTCGGTGTCGCGCACGGCCTACGCGCCCAACACAATCCGGCCCGGGTGTTCTGCCTGATCGGCGATGCCGAATTCGATGAGGGCAGCAACTCCGAGGCCGTCGTCTACGCCGGCAGCGTCGGGCTCGGCAACCTGGTCACCGTGGTGATCGACAACCAGTCGGCCAGCCACGGTTGGCGCGGCGGGATCGGTCGCCGATTCGAGACCGAGGGCTGGTTGGTGCACGACGTCGACGGACGCGACCGGGCCGCGCTCGCCGGAGCCTTCAGCGAGATCGGCGCCGACCGTCCGACCGCAGTCATCGCCCACGTCGAGCCGAAAGGTTGA
- a CDS encoding carbohydrate ABC transporter permease: MSSETTEVGSGPVARPPVPLDTTDPSDELIGPLDARRRPGAVRRRRRGYLLFIAFALPNLALIAVFAYWPIIENVYLSFTDWDFISPEAGFVGLLNYTGLFSSWAFPTVLLRTLVWVLAVVVVTMVLGLALALLFSLRIKGTTAVQSLAFSPHVLSGAAIATIWLFIFDPNHGLSRMLFNVVGADSPDWTTDASWALPALIIVSIWKGLGFVAIVYLVGIQQIPAEVLEAARIDGAGRIASFLQVIFPLLSPTTFFLIVTQTISAFQAFDVIAMMTGGGPAGATTTLSWFIYDEAFNRTNVGVSSAASMILFVVLMVITAVQFRFVERRVHY; this comes from the coding sequence GTGAGCAGTGAGACAACCGAGGTGGGCAGCGGGCCGGTGGCCCGACCGCCGGTGCCCCTCGACACCACCGACCCATCGGACGAACTGATCGGTCCCCTCGACGCCCGCCGGCGCCCCGGTGCTGTCCGTCGGCGGCGGCGCGGCTATCTGTTGTTCATCGCCTTCGCGCTGCCCAATCTGGCGCTGATCGCGGTCTTCGCCTACTGGCCGATCATCGAGAACGTCTACCTGAGCTTCACCGACTGGGACTTCATCTCCCCCGAGGCCGGCTTCGTCGGACTTCTCAACTACACCGGACTGTTCAGCAGCTGGGCCTTTCCCACCGTGCTGCTCCGTACGCTGGTCTGGGTGCTGGCGGTCGTCGTGGTGACGATGGTGCTCGGACTGGCGCTGGCTCTGCTGTTCTCCCTGCGGATCAAGGGCACAACGGCCGTCCAGTCACTGGCGTTCTCGCCGCACGTGCTCTCCGGCGCAGCGATCGCCACCATCTGGCTGTTCATCTTCGATCCCAATCACGGGCTGAGCAGAATGCTGTTCAACGTCGTCGGCGCCGACTCCCCCGACTGGACGACGGATGCGTCCTGGGCGCTGCCGGCGTTGATCATCGTGTCGATCTGGAAGGGTCTCGGGTTCGTCGCGATCGTCTACCTCGTCGGCATCCAGCAGATCCCGGCCGAGGTGCTGGAAGCCGCCAGGATCGACGGCGCCGGTCGGATCGCGAGCTTCCTGCAGGTGATCTTCCCGCTGCTCTCCCCCACGACGTTCTTCCTGATCGTCACCCAGACCATCTCGGCCTTCCAGGCGTTCGATGTCATTGCGATGATGACCGGCGGCGGGCCGGCCGGCGCGACGACGACGCTGAGTTGGTTCATCTATGACGAAGCGTTCAACCGCACCAACGTCGGCGTCTCCAGCGCGGCCTCGATGATCCTGTTCGTCGTGCTGATGGTGATCACCGCAGTGCAGTTCCGGTTCGTCGAGCGGAGGGTGCACTACTGA